The following proteins come from a genomic window of Larimichthys crocea isolate SSNF chromosome XV, L_crocea_2.0, whole genome shotgun sequence:
- the ythdf1 gene encoding YTH domain-containing family protein 1, which translates to MMSAASIDPQTSKGQDASKAFPVSVQNGSLHQKDTVHDNDFEPYLTSQSNQNNSYQSMTDPYLSSYYAPSIGFPYPLSEAPWSTGGDPPIPYLTPYAPLSNGDHHFMHDTVFGQPGGLSSSIYPHRFNFFPENPAFSAWGTSGSQGQQTQSSAYGGSYSYPPSSLGGTLVPDGQTGFHSDTLSKAPGMNSLEQGMLGLKIGGDVTGSGSGVKSACSVIGGGGSVAAAVATGNGGTPIGMPPPKPTSWAAIASKPAKLQQQKTKNKLGPPMAGGALPPPPIKHNIDIDTWDNKGTVAKMAPPLPPHHHHHHHHHQQHQPQLHSHAPSLLPPLQQSLQSAQSLVQQMTMQGPPPPPPQSYQNHNSAPTPQTRWVAPRNRNLCYGGGSLDSNGSSNGGGVGNGGGGGVGVPPEPGSESHPVLEKLRAAHSYNPKEFDWNLKNGRVFIIKSYSEDDIHRSIKYSIWCSTEHGNKRLDSAFRAMNAKGPVYLLFSVNGSGHFCGVAEMRSPVDYGTSAGVWAQDKWKGKFDVNWLFVKDVPNSQLRHIRLENNDNKPVTNSRDTQEVPLEKAKQVLKIIAQYKHTTSIFDDFSHYEKKQEEEEVVKKSYEPASIQSRSRIDQDRQK; encoded by the exons ATGATGTCTGCCGCTAGTATCGACCCTCAG ACATCGAAAGGACAAGATGCAAGCAAAG ccTTTCCAGTTTCAGTGCAGAATGGCTCCCTCCACCAGAAGGACACCGTCCATGACAATGACTTTGAGCCTTATCTCACCAGCCAGTCTAATCAG aatAACAGCTATCAATCCATGACAGACCCTTACCTGTCCAGCTACTATGCCCCCTCCATTGGGTTTCCGTACCCTCTCAGTGAGGCTCCTTGGTCGACAGGAGGTGACCCACCCATCCCCTACCTGACACCCTATGCCCCCCTCAGCAATGGAGACCATCACTTCATGCACGACACGGTGTTCGGGCAGCCCGGAgggctcagcagcagcatctaTCCGCACAGGTTTAACTTTTTCCCGGAGAACCCGGCCTTCTCAGCCTGGGGCACGAGCGGTTCTCAGGGCCAGCAGACTCAGAGCTCAGCCTACGGGGGGAGTTACAGCTACCCGCCCAGCTCTTTAGGAGGCACCTTAGTCCCCGACGGCCAGACAGGTTTCCATAGTGACACGCTGAGCAAGGCTCCAGGTATGAACAGCCTGGAGCAGGGCATGCTGGGCCTAAAAATAGGTGGGGACGTGACGGGAAGTGGCTCGGGTGTGAAAAGTGCATGCTCCGTGATCGGCGGCGGTGGCAGTGTTGCAGCGGCTGTTGCCACGGGCAACGGTGGCACACCGATTGGAATGCCCCCTCCGAAACCGACGTCGTGGGCTGCGATCGCGAGTAAACCTGCCAAGCTGCAGCAACAAAAGACCAAGAACAAACTGGGCCCACCCATGGCTGGAGGAGCTCTGCCTCCACCCCCgattaaacacaacattgacattgATACTTGGGATAATAAAGGGACTGTCGCCAAGATGGCCCCACCTTTACCCccacaccatcaccaccaccaccatcaccaccaacaGCACCAGCCCCAGCTTCACTCCCACGCTCCCAGTCTCCTGCCCCCGCTCCAACAGTCCCTACAGTCTGCCCAGTCCCTCGTGCAGCAGATGACCATGCAgggtcctccacctcctcctccacagtctTACCAGAACCACAACTCCGCTCCAACACCTCAGACCCGCTGGGTGGCGCCGCGCAACCGCAACTTGTGCTACGGCGGTGGAAGCTTGGACAGCAACGGCTCCTCTAACGGTGGCGGTGTTGGTAACGGAGGCGGAGGAGGCGTGGGTGTGCCACCAGAGCCGGGATCCGAGTCCCACCCTGTGCTGGAGAAGCTGCGAGCGGCCCACAGCTACAACCCCAAGGAGTTCGACTGGAACCTGAAAAACGGCCGGGTGTTCATCATCAAGAGCTACTCCGAGGACGACATCCACCGCTCCATCAAGTACTCCATCTGGTGCAGCACGGAGCACGGCAACAAACGTTTGGACTCAGCCTTCAGAGCTATGAACGCTAAAGGTCCCGTCTACTTGTTGTTCAGCGTCAACGGCAGCGGCCACTTCTGCGGCGTGGCCGAAATGCGCTCGCCTGTGGACTACGGCACCAGCGCCGGCGTTTGGGCGCAGGACAAGTGGAAGGGCAAGTTTGACGTGAACTGGTTGTTTGTTAAGGACGTGCCAAACAGTCAGCTGCGCCACATCCGCCTGGAGAACAATGACAACAAGCCGGTCACCAACTCACGCGACACTCAAGAGGTCCCTCTGGAAAAGGCGAAGCAGGTGCTCAAGATCATCGCCCAGTACAAACACACCACCTCCATCTTTGACGACTTCTCCCACTAtgagaagaagcaggaggaggaggaggtggtgaaaaAG AGCTACGAGCCTGCCTCGATACAGAGCCGGTCCCGAATCGATCAG GATCGTCAGAAGTAA